From a region of the Cygnus atratus isolate AKBS03 ecotype Queensland, Australia chromosome 3, CAtr_DNAZoo_HiC_assembly, whole genome shotgun sequence genome:
- the THBS2 gene encoding LOW QUALITY PROTEIN: thrombospondin-2 (The sequence of the model RefSeq protein was modified relative to this genomic sequence to represent the inferred CDS: inserted 1 base in 1 codon), with the protein MPGVMVQRSGLLWLAVLITLWVSSDAQDGDKEEENTFDLLQISNINRKTVGAKLFRGPDPTIPAYRFIRFDHIPPFKPEKXKKIVKLIRQNEGFILSATLRQDRQSRGTILALEGPGISERQFEIISNGRANTLDLIYWVDGFQNVISLEDVDLADSQWKNLTVQVTGENYNLYVGCDLIDSFILEEPFYEQLKAESSRMYVAKGSIRENHFRGLLQNIQLIFDTSIEDVLRKKGCQRSQSTEVNTINESTEILHLSPAVTTEYVGEKPEKKAEFCDRSCEELGTMFTELTGLRIVVNNLADNLQKVSEENQIMWELIGPNKTLKNQSVCWQDGRVFADNESWIVDSCTKCTCQDSKIVCHQITCPPVSCADPSFIEGECCPVCSHSDDSEEGWSPWSDWTKCSVTCGSGTQMRGRSCDVTRSACTGPHIQTRLCSFKKCDHRIRQDGGWSHWSPWSSCSVTCGIGNITRIRLCNSPIPQMGGKNCVGNGRETEKCEKVPCPVNGQWGPWSPWSACTVTCGGGIRERSRLCNSPEPQYGGKPCVGDTKQHDMCNKKDCPIDGCLSNPCFPGAECNSYPDGSWSCGPCPAGFLGNGTVCEDLDECIAVSDVCFKVNQVHRCVNTNPGFHCLPCPPRYKGSQPYGVGLEVAKTEKQVCEPENPCKDKTHSCHKSAECIYLGHFSDPMYKCECRTGYAGDGRICGEDSDLDGWPNNNLVCAANATYHCVKDNCPLLPNSGQEDFDKDGKGDACDEDDDNDGVEDDKDNCPLLFNPRQFDYDKDEVGDRCDNCPYVHNPAQIDTDNNGEGDSCAVDIDGDDIFNERDNCPYVYNTDQSDTDGDGVGDQCDNCPLMHNPDQTDADNDLVGDQCDNNEDIDEDGHQNNQDNCPYIPNANQADHDKDGKGDACDPDDDNDGIPDDRDNCRLRYNPDQEDSDGDGRGDICKDDFDNDNVPDIYDVCPENNAISETDFRKFQMVPLDPKGTAQIDPNWVIRHQGKELVQTANSDPGIAVGYDEFSSVDFSGTFYVNTDRDDDYAGFVFGYQSSSRFYVLMWKQVTQTYWEDKPTRAYGYSGVSLKVVNSTTGTGEHLRNALWHTGNTPGQVRTLWHDPKNIGWKDYTAYRWHLVHRPKTGLIKVLVYEGKQVMVDSGPIYDTTFAGGRLGLFVFSQEMVYFSDLKYECRDA; encoded by the exons ATGCCAG GAGTTATGGTGCAGAGGAGTGGGCTGTTGTGGCTTGCTGTCTTGATAACCCTGTGGGTTTCCTCAGATGCTCAGG ATGGTGACAAGGAAGAGGAGAATACCTTTGATTTACTTCAAATCAGTAATATAAACCGAAAGACAGTTGGAGCAAAATTGTTTCGGGGTCCAGATCCCACTATCCCAGCATACCGTTTCATTCGGTTTGACCATATACCTCCATTTAAACCAGAGA TTAAAAAGATTGTCAAACTCATACGGCAAAATGAGGGCTTTATCCTTTCAGCCACCCTGAGACAGGACAGGCAATCTAGAGGCACCATCCTTGCCTTAGAGGGTCCTGGCATCAGTGAGAGGCAGTTTGAGATAATTTCCAATGGCCGAGCCAACACCCTGGACCTCATCTATTGGGTGGATGGCTTCCAGAACGTGATTTCCCTGGAAGACGTGGACCTTGCTGACTCGCAATGGAAGAACCTCACTGTGCAAGTAACAGGGGAGAACTACAACCTCTATGTTGGCTGTGACCTTATTGACAGCTTCATTCTGGAGGAGCCTTTCTATGaacagctgaaagcagagagcagcagaatgTATGTAGCAAAAGGGTCCATTCGGGAGAATCACTTCAGG GGTCTCTTGCAAAATATTCAGTTAATCTTTGATACTTCAATAGAGGATGTTCTGCGTAAAAAAGGATGCCAGAGGAGCCAGTCAA CTGAAGTGAACACCATCAACGAGAGCACTGAAATACTTCACTTGAGCCCTGCTGTCACAACCGAGTATGTGGGTGAAAAACCAGAGAAGAAGGCTGAGTTCTGTGACCGCTCCTGTGAAGAGCTGGGAACAATGTTCACTGAGCTCACTGGCCTGCGCATTGTGGTGAATAACTTAGCTGATAATCTCCAAAAAGTG TCTGAAGAGAACCAAATTATGTGGGAATTGATTGGGCCTAACAAAACACTCAAGAACCAGTCTGTTTGCTGGCAGGATGGCCGTGTCTTTGCAGATAATGAAAGCTGGATTGTAGATAGCTGCACGAAGTGCACCTGCCAG GATTCTAAAATTGTATGCCATCAAATAACCTGCCCACCAGTCTCATGTGCTGATCCATCTTTTATTGAAGGTGAATGCTGCCCGGTCTGCTCACACT CTGATGACAGTGAGGAAGGCTGGTCACCCTGGTCAGACTGGACGAAGTGCTCAGTTACCTGTGGCTCTGGGACTCAGATGCGAGGAAGGTCATGTGATGTCACCAGGAGTGCTTGTACAGGCCCACACATCCAAACAAGGCTGTGTAGCTTCAAGAAATGCGACCATCGCA TACGTCAAGATGGTGGCTGGAGTCACTGGTCTCCCTGGTCTTCCTGTTCAGTTACCTGTGGAATAGGAAATATCACTCGCATCCGCCTCTGCAATTCCCCTATCCCCCAGATGGGTGGGAAAAACTGTGTGGGAAATGGGCgtgaaacagagaaatgtgaaaagGTTCCATGCCCAG TGAATGGCCAGTGGGGTCCTTGGTCTCCATGGTCTGCTTGTACTGTTACCTGTGGAGGAGGAATCCGTGAGAGGTCTCGCCTCTGTAACAGTCCGGAGCCACAGTATGGAGGAAAGCCATGTGTGGGAGATACCAAACAACATGATATGTGCAATAAGAAGGATTGCCCAATTG ATGGGTGTTTGTCAAatccctgctttcctggagcAGAATGCAACAGCTACCCAGATGGGTCTTGGTCATGCGGGCCATGTCCCGCAGGTTTCCTTGGCAATGGTACAGTCTGTGAGGATCTTGATGAG TGTATAGCTGTGTCAGATGTTTGCTTTAAGGTGAATCAGGTTCATCGCTGTGTGAACACGAATCCAGGTTTCCACTGCTTGCCATGTCCTCCACGCTATAAAGGAAGTCAGCCCTATGGGGTAGGACTGGAAGTTGCCAAGACAGAGAAGCAG GTCTGTGAACCTGAGAATCCATGCAAGGACAAGACACACAGCTGCCATAAGTCTGCGGAGTGCATCTATCTAGGCCATTTCAGTGATCCTATGTACAAATGTGAATGTAGGACAGGTTATGCTGGTGATGGACGCATCTGTGGTGAGGATTCTGATTTGGATGGCTGGCCAAATAACAACTTGGTCTGTGCTGCTAATGCTACATACCACTGTGTGAAG GATAACTGTCCCCTTTTGCCTAACTCTGGCCAAGAGGACTTTGATAAAGATGGCAAAGGAGATGCCTGTGATGAGGATGATGACAATGACGGTGTTGAAGATGACAAA GACAATTGCCCTCTTTTGTTCAACCCTCGTCAGTTTGATTATGACAAGGATGAAGTTGGTGACCGCTGTGATAATTGCCCCTATGTGCACAACCCTGCTCAGATTGACACAGATAATAATGGGGAGGGTGACTCGTGTGCTGTGGATATTGATGGAGACG ACATTTTTAACGAACGAGATAATTGTCCTTACGTCTATAACACAGACCAGAGCGATACAGATGGTGATGGAGTTGGTGATCAGTGTGATAACTGTCCATTGATGCATAATCCAGACCAG actgATGCAGATAATGACCTTGTTGGTGACCAGTGTGACAACAATGAAGACATAGATGAAGATGGCCACCAGAACAACCAAGATAACTGCCCTTACATCCCCAATGCTAACCAGGCTGACCATGATAAAGATGGTAAAGGGGATGCCTGTGATCCTGATGATGACAACGATGGTATTCCAGATGACAGGGATAATTGCCGCCTCAGATACAACCCTGACCAGGAGGATTCTGATG GTGATGGCAGAGGTGATATTTGCAAAGATGACTTTGACAATGACAATGTCCCGGATATTTATGATGTATGCCCTGAAAACAATGCCATCAGtgaaacagatttcagaaaattcCAGATGGTCCCTCTGGACCCAAAGGGAACAGCTCAGATTGATCCCAACTGGGTTATTCGCCATCAAGGCAAGGAACTGGTGCAGACTGCCAACTCTGATCCTGGAATAGCGGTGG GTTACGATGAGTTCAGCTCCGTTGACTTCAGTGGCACGTTTTATGTTAACACAGACCGTGACGATGACTATGCTGGCTTTGTGTTTGGCTACCAGTCCAGCAGTCGGTTTTATGTTCTGATGTGGAAGCAGGTCACTCAGACCTACTGGGAGGACAAACCTACCAGGGCTTATGGCTATTCTGGTGTGTCACTCAAGGTAGTGAATTCAACAACTGGTACTGGTGAACACTTGAGAAATGCTCTCTGGCACACTGGAAACACCCCTGGACAG GTGCGTACTTTGTGGCATGATCCCAAGAACATTGGCTGGAAAGATTATACTGCATACAGGTGGCATTTGGTTCATAGGCCTAAAACAGGACTAATAAA AGTTTTAGTTTATGAAGGGAAGCAAGTCATGGTGGATTCTGGACCAATCTATGATACAACCTTTGCTGGTGGACGATTGGgtctttttgtcttctctcaAGAGATGGTCTATTTCTCTGATCTCAAATATGAATGCAGAG ATGCTTGA